One part of the Sulfolobus tengchongensis genome encodes these proteins:
- a CDS encoding tetratricopeptide repeat protein, which translates to MSLEEAYVQYRNRNLNYALRILDTLINHQPNLKEAYSLKGKILFELGKMQEAFENFQKADDKVGIAKVLIAQGLYRDALSYLDKDSSKEAKKLKAIVYLKLENYEKALEEAKMIEGDEDPIIYKIRGIAEFKLGKYSDALVDLSIAIEKYPTDAELYFYRALTQRELGNYKEAENDLEIAINLNPYYAEVYFNLGEIKESKGLLEEAVTMYSRAIDINPSYRKAYVRRAKSLMKLGREEEAYSDIRRANELDSSQS; encoded by the coding sequence TTGAGTTTAGAAGAAGCTTATGTACAGTATAGGAATAGAAATTTAAACTATGCATTGAGAATACTAGATACATTAATTAATCATCAACCAAATTTGAAAGAAGCCTATTCCTTGAAAGGCAAAATACTTTTTGAATTAGGTAAGATGCAAGAAGCGTTTGAAAACTTCCAGAAGGCTGATGACAAAGTAGGTATTGCTAAGGTACTTATCGCACAAGGATTATATAGAGACGCTTTATCATATCTTGATAAAGATAGTTCAAAAGAAGCTAAAAAATTAAAAGCAATAGTCTACCTAAAATTGGAAAATTATGAAAAAGCCTTAGAAGAAGCAAAAATGATAGAAGGTGATGAAGACCCAATAATATACAAAATAAGAGGAATAGCAGAATTTAAGTTGGGTAAGTATAGTGATGCCTTAGTAGATTTAAGCATAGCTATAGAAAAATATCCAACCGATGCCGAACTTTACTTTTATAGAGCATTAACACAAAGGGAACTAGGAAACTATAAGGAGGCTGAGAATGATTTGGAAATTGCAATTAATCTGAATCCATACTATGCTGAAGTCTATTTCAATCTAGGAGAAATAAAGGAAAGTAAAGGATTATTAGAAGAAGCAGTAACAATGTATTCTAGAGCGATAGATATTAACCCATCATATAGGAAAGCGTACGTGAGAAGAGCTAAGTCTTTAATGAAGTTAGGAAGAGAAGAGGAAGCTTATAGTGATATAAGAAGAGCTAACGAATTAGATAGCTCTCAAAGTTAA
- a CDS encoding NADP-dependent isocitrate dehydrogenase has protein sequence MQKIPEDGEVIKFENGKWLVPKKPIVLYVEGDGIGPEITQAAIKVINKAVSKAYGSDREIKWVEVLAGDKAEKITGNRFPKESEDLIQKYRVLLKGPLETPIGKGWKSINVAIRLMLDLYANIRPVKYIPGIESPIKNADKVDMIIFRENTDDLYRGIEYPYDSEQAKKIREFLKKDLGVEVEDDTGIGIKVISKFKTQRIARMAIKYAIDHKRKKVTIMHKGNVMKYTEGAFREWSYEVATKEFRDYVVTEEEINKNYNGVPPSGKVIINDRIADNMFQQIIIRPEEYDVILAPNVNGDYISDAAGALVGNIGLLGGANIGDSGGMFEAIHGTAPKYAGKNVANPTGIIRGGELMLRFMGWDKAADLVDTAIMESIKQKKVTQDIARFMGVRALSTTEYTDELIAIIDTLA, from the coding sequence ATGCAAAAGATACCAGAAGATGGAGAAGTAATTAAATTTGAAAATGGGAAATGGCTTGTCCCTAAGAAGCCGATAGTTTTGTATGTGGAAGGTGATGGTATAGGACCTGAAATAACACAAGCGGCAATAAAAGTAATAAACAAAGCGGTAAGTAAAGCTTACGGATCTGATAGGGAAATTAAGTGGGTTGAAGTTCTAGCTGGAGATAAGGCAGAAAAAATAACTGGAAATAGGTTTCCTAAAGAATCTGAAGATTTAATACAGAAATATAGGGTCTTACTAAAGGGACCTTTAGAGACTCCAATAGGTAAAGGATGGAAATCTATCAATGTAGCTATAAGGCTTATGTTAGATCTTTACGCTAACATAAGGCCAGTTAAATATATTCCAGGTATTGAGAGTCCTATCAAGAATGCAGATAAAGTTGATATGATAATATTTAGGGAAAATACTGATGACTTATATAGAGGGATAGAATATCCCTATGATAGTGAACAAGCCAAGAAAATCAGAGAATTCTTAAAGAAAGATCTAGGAGTAGAAGTAGAAGATGATACAGGAATCGGTATAAAAGTCATTAGTAAATTTAAAACGCAGAGAATCGCGAGAATGGCAATAAAATATGCTATTGATCATAAAAGAAAGAAAGTAACCATAATGCATAAAGGTAACGTCATGAAATACACCGAAGGAGCATTCAGAGAATGGTCATATGAGGTTGCAACAAAAGAGTTTAGAGATTATGTTGTAACTGAAGAGGAGATAAATAAAAACTATAATGGAGTACCACCATCAGGAAAGGTAATTATAAATGATAGAATTGCTGATAACATGTTCCAACAAATAATAATAAGACCAGAAGAATACGATGTAATATTGGCACCAAACGTAAATGGAGACTATATATCAGATGCTGCAGGAGCATTAGTAGGTAATATAGGTCTACTAGGTGGAGCTAACATAGGAGATTCTGGAGGAATGTTCGAGGCTATACATGGTACAGCACCTAAGTATGCTGGCAAGAATGTCGCAAACCCAACTGGAATCATAAGAGGAGGTGAGTTAATGTTAAGATTTATGGGCTGGGATAAAGCGGCGGACTTAGTTGACACTGCAATTATGGAATCAATAAAACAAAAGAAGGTAACACAAGATATTGCAAGGTTTATGGGTGTAAGAGCACTATCAACTACGGAGTATACTGATGAATTAATCGCAATAATTGATACGTTAGCTTAA
- a CDS encoding 4a-hydroxytetrahydrobiopterin dehydratase, whose product MRGISSKELEELKSQGWSVSEDGKKIKKEYKLKDFKQSIDLLREIQPSADALDHHPDICVYYNRVIIELTTHDFGGLTDLDYQLAVKIDEIYKMLS is encoded by the coding sequence ATGAGAGGAATATCTTCAAAGGAGTTGGAGGAACTTAAAAGTCAAGGATGGTCAGTATCTGAAGATGGAAAGAAAATCAAAAAAGAATATAAATTAAAGGACTTTAAACAATCAATAGATTTGTTGAGGGAAATACAGCCTTCTGCAGACGCTTTAGATCATCATCCTGATATCTGCGTATATTACAATAGGGTCATAATCGAGTTAACTACACACGATTTTGGAGGATTAACAGATCTTGATTATCAATTAGCTGTAAAAATTGATGAAATATACAAGATGTTAAGCTAA
- a CDS encoding NfeD family protein — translation MAHPLAITLIVIAILIAVLVITGYISDPIIDIPSLALLGFLTYRVINVVVKTRGRNLYSYEGKVGKAVDDIKAGQEGYVIVEGEYWQALALEDIRKNEEVIVVKREGLKLLVKRRVSDVETNRV, via the coding sequence GTGGCACATCCATTAGCAATTACACTTATAGTCATTGCAATTCTAATTGCTGTACTAGTTATAACTGGTTACATATCTGATCCGATAATAGATATTCCTTCATTAGCGTTGTTGGGCTTTTTAACATATCGGGTTATTAACGTAGTTGTAAAAACAAGAGGAAGAAACCTATATTCTTATGAAGGGAAAGTGGGAAAAGCAGTTGACGATATAAAAGCGGGCCAGGAAGGATATGTCATAGTTGAAGGTGAGTATTGGCAAGCGCTAGCCTTAGAGGATATAAGAAAAAATGAAGAAGTAATAGTAGTGAAGAGAGAAGGATTAAAATTACTCGTGAAAAGGAGGGTAAGTGATGTTGAAACCAATAGAGTATGA
- a CDS encoding thermopsin family protease: protein MYKALLVIILLLPLSLPLTMPTSSQTPILAFPSGIASYPLNTVIYTNFVEGEINITYLKIGSSYLPGGQYFTTGNASLQLNAMILGKYWAQNVILFHQISNDTFYATLIVNLWNLSGPFANVTNNSFTYQGLGIVCYQGPTFKVNLPLSIRLFMDIVNSTLEFGYDINGHEGVYYKYPILGLFQLGGLSLIGLPNDLELVWGGPGGGSLVYMNVNAVSNLFYFNGYRLTIVPDAYSIGFDTAESAYGVKVISSFPNIYSPLAVELNGTNVPSVLWPIPPHVLVNQSNNRIIVKLTLENRSLGGQVVYLETGFPPSVTDSAITNSSGFATFSYGNYSFYVVYYPGNYTLSSAYYFSSPTLNSLLSKFQTYYQSLLNFLNSAQNSFKNGIKSILNKQETSVTTTTITSTSSSSQFSVNIYIIIYVLAFVIGMVISAILIRFKL, encoded by the coding sequence ATGTATAAGGCTCTTCTCGTAATAATTCTATTATTACCATTATCCTTACCCTTAACAATGCCCACTTCTTCGCAAACTCCCATTTTAGCCTTCCCCTCTGGTATAGCGAGCTATCCGCTTAACACTGTAATTTATACAAATTTTGTAGAAGGAGAGATAAATATTACATATCTAAAGATAGGGAGCTCATACTTACCAGGTGGACAATACTTCACAACAGGTAATGCATCCCTTCAGTTGAACGCTATGATTCTAGGAAAATATTGGGCGCAAAACGTTATTTTATTTCACCAAATCTCAAATGATACGTTTTATGCTACATTGATAGTGAATCTTTGGAACCTATCTGGTCCTTTTGCTAACGTTACTAATAACTCATTTACTTATCAAGGCCTTGGTATTGTTTGCTATCAAGGTCCCACATTTAAGGTTAATCTTCCTCTTTCAATCAGACTATTTATGGATATTGTTAACTCTACACTAGAATTCGGTTATGATATAAATGGACATGAGGGAGTATATTACAAGTATCCAATTTTGGGGCTATTTCAGTTGGGCGGACTATCCTTAATTGGATTACCTAATGATTTAGAGTTAGTATGGGGAGGGCCAGGTGGGGGAAGTTTAGTTTATATGAATGTAAATGCTGTGTCTAATTTATTCTATTTTAATGGTTATAGATTAACTATAGTTCCCGATGCTTATTCAATTGGGTTTGATACTGCTGAATCTGCATATGGAGTTAAGGTGATATCAAGTTTTCCTAATATATACTCGCCTCTTGCAGTAGAATTAAATGGCACTAACGTCCCCTCAGTTCTATGGCCAATTCCTCCTCATGTATTAGTTAATCAGTCTAATAATAGGATTATTGTGAAATTAACTTTAGAGAATAGATCATTAGGCGGACAAGTAGTCTATTTAGAGACAGGATTTCCTCCTTCAGTAACAGATTCAGCTATAACTAATTCTTCTGGGTTTGCTACTTTTAGCTATGGGAATTATTCGTTTTACGTAGTTTACTATCCTGGAAATTATACGTTATCATCAGCTTATTACTTCTCTTCTCCTACACTTAATTCACTTTTAAGTAAGTTCCAGACATATTATCAAAGTTTGTTAAACTTTCTTAATTCTGCTCAGAATTCTTTCAAAAACGGGATAAAGTCGATATTGAATAAGCAGGAAACTTCTGTAACAACTACCACTATAACTTCAACTTCTAGTTCCTCTCAATTTAGTGTTAATATATATATCATAATTTATGTGTTAGCTTTTGTAATAGGCATGGTTATTTCAGCAATATTAATAAGGTTCAAATTATAG
- a CDS encoding mechanosensitive ion channel family protein, giving the protein MLVVSAQTSVSQALSSIATSIVDAIPSIILFVIILLIGYIVGNIVAYSIKAFLGRIFKEEHVRASVDIIAGTVKALIILIALSIALSFIQIGAASTYVQQIANYLPKLAGAIVLLTIGLTLVNILVDYMQRQVGTKTTDDLITAIFNVLRFGLYAAIITVAAALAIFSVIPYVDPYVFYAVILGAVILYASYTLIDKILVPFASSNQELAYIANYGRLLLYIIVLLIAIAIIVEPFGNVTSIIYALSWGLAIAFAIALIPLVITLVKRFLSEVK; this is encoded by the coding sequence ATGTTAGTAGTATCAGCACAAACATCTGTTAGTCAAGCGTTGTCAAGCATAGCGACAAGTATTGTTGATGCAATACCCTCAATAATATTGTTCGTTATAATACTACTCATAGGGTATATTGTTGGTAACATTGTAGCTTATTCCATAAAAGCCTTCCTAGGAAGAATATTTAAAGAGGAACATGTCAGAGCAAGTGTAGATATAATAGCAGGAACTGTAAAGGCCCTAATCATACTAATTGCCTTATCAATAGCGCTTTCTTTTATTCAAATAGGAGCTGCTTCAACATATGTTCAGCAGATTGCTAATTATTTGCCCAAGTTAGCTGGTGCTATTGTATTACTTACCATAGGTTTAACTTTAGTTAATATTTTAGTGGATTACATGCAAAGGCAAGTAGGTACTAAGACAACGGATGATCTAATAACTGCAATATTTAATGTGTTGAGATTTGGATTATATGCAGCAATTATAACTGTCGCCGCAGCCTTAGCAATCTTCAGTGTTATACCTTATGTAGATCCGTATGTGTTCTATGCAGTGATATTAGGTGCAGTGATATTGTATGCATCATATACGTTAATTGATAAAATATTAGTTCCATTTGCTAGTTCTAACCAAGAGTTAGCCTATATTGCAAATTATGGCAGATTATTGTTATATATCATTGTATTATTAATTGCTATTGCCATAATAGTTGAACCTTTTGGTAATGTAACATCAATAATATATGCCTTATCGTGGGGTCTAGCTATAGCTTTTGCAATAGCACTAATTCCATTAGTGATAACTTTAGTTAAGAGGTTCTTGTCAGAAGTCAAATGA
- a CDS encoding DNA double-strand break repair nuclease NurA produces the protein MNLNDIIQKINELANRDIDERSKIATAIDLIYDDIKSGNINMEIGFYDETHDIDHMACSVDGSKYEIELSDVTLILARAVKVIGQKRDKKSIPSEVTEEFRIVENYYDKNIISNKSILLMLSLETKLLEKCHDCNIVFIDGPIIDPPVYYEEDVEVENILSLNKFTLYRSLVLKQLKSKEKVVMGIVKNFSHRLLIKELINSYPTLFKARENYIITNIVYKYRLEKNELHKPIFLGWINWDSLIDGELLDDLKGIAKAYKEYKKNLGTLSIYSLYYQYNMTSPIVRIDVLNEAKPNVEIIKYLNTWAIANVKEVTILNKLADDLSEIDSQDAKKYALLFNLARKDYLSTNDRLIELMMRKPT, from the coding sequence TTGAATTTAAATGATATAATACAAAAAATAAATGAATTAGCAAATAGAGACATAGATGAGAGAAGCAAGATAGCTACTGCAATAGATCTCATTTACGATGATATAAAATCTGGAAATATCAACATGGAAATAGGTTTCTATGATGAAACACACGATATTGACCACATGGCCTGTAGCGTAGATGGAAGTAAGTACGAAATAGAGTTAAGTGATGTAACGTTAATTCTAGCTAGAGCTGTGAAAGTGATAGGGCAAAAAAGAGATAAGAAAAGTATTCCTTCCGAAGTTACAGAAGAATTCAGAATAGTTGAAAATTATTATGATAAAAATATTATATCAAATAAATCTATTTTGTTAATGTTAAGCCTTGAGACAAAACTACTTGAAAAATGTCACGATTGCAATATAGTATTTATTGATGGACCAATCATAGATCCCCCAGTATATTATGAAGAGGACGTAGAAGTTGAAAACATTTTATCATTAAATAAATTTACGCTTTATCGTTCACTAGTACTTAAACAACTAAAAAGTAAAGAAAAAGTCGTAATGGGTATAGTAAAGAATTTTTCACATCGACTTCTCATAAAGGAGTTGATAAATAGCTATCCAACTCTTTTCAAGGCAAGAGAAAATTACATAATAACAAATATCGTGTATAAATATAGACTGGAAAAAAATGAATTACATAAACCGATATTTTTAGGATGGATAAATTGGGACTCGTTAATAGACGGTGAACTATTAGATGATCTAAAGGGTATAGCCAAAGCCTACAAAGAATATAAGAAAAATTTGGGGACATTATCTATATATTCTTTATATTACCAATACAATATGACATCACCTATAGTCAGAATAGACGTCTTAAACGAGGCAAAGCCTAACGTAGAAATTATCAAATACCTAAATACATGGGCTATAGCTAATGTTAAAGAAGTAACTATTTTGAATAAATTAGCTGATGATCTCTCAGAAATAGATTCTCAAGATGCTAAAAAATATGCCTTATTATTTAACCTAGCTAGAAAAGATTATTTAAGTACAAACGATAGATTGATAGAATTAATGATGAGAAAACCAACATAA
- a CDS encoding gamma-glutamylcyclotransferase, with amino-acid sequence MYLFVYGSLRYGFELHHIIAKSRFVGLGYIEGYEMYDLGNYPGIIKGDGIVWGEVYEIDNNLIKFLDEVEDYKGAPDDLYVREKTRVYFDQRRKYYLDDVNFYRYNREITNDRERIENGDYSAWSGMPIIVNYFAYAENTNKDILQQRGVNLIISEVPAYLKGYRLIFNIPCKYGFCANLIEDENGIICGYVQKVFLHTLNSLDRAEEHLIKYLREVVKVHDKNGKEYFAYAYVSSFKEDRKKPSEEYIKIIKEGIMRGWGNNCVSTGLNDDPGKT; translated from the coding sequence ATGTATCTATTCGTATATGGAAGTTTAAGATACGGTTTTGAGTTACATCACATAATAGCTAAATCCAGGTTCGTTGGTCTAGGGTATATAGAAGGTTATGAGATGTACGATTTGGGTAATTATCCCGGAATAATTAAGGGGGATGGAATAGTGTGGGGAGAAGTTTATGAGATAGATAACAACCTAATTAAGTTCCTAGATGAGGTTGAAGACTATAAGGGGGCGCCAGACGATTTATATGTAAGAGAAAAAACTAGAGTTTATTTTGATCAGAGAAGAAAATATTACTTAGATGACGTAAATTTCTATAGATATAATCGAGAAATAACTAATGATAGAGAAAGAATAGAAAATGGGGATTACTCAGCGTGGAGTGGAATGCCTATAATTGTAAATTATTTTGCATATGCTGAGAACACCAATAAAGATATTCTACAACAGCGTGGAGTAAATTTAATCATAAGCGAAGTTCCTGCATACTTAAAGGGTTATAGACTAATATTCAATATACCTTGTAAATATGGATTTTGCGCGAATTTAATAGAAGACGAAAATGGCATAATATGCGGATATGTGCAGAAGGTATTTCTTCACACTCTAAACTCGCTTGATAGAGCTGAAGAACATTTAATAAAATACCTAAGAGAAGTAGTGAAAGTGCATGATAAAAATGGAAAAGAGTACTTTGCATATGCGTATGTGTCAAGTTTTAAAGAAGATCGAAAGAAACCTAGTGAAGAATATATTAAAATTATAAAAGAAGGAATAATGAGAGGATGGGGAAATAATTGTGTAAGTACAGGGTTAAATGATGACCCTGGCAAGACTTGA
- a CDS encoding ATP-binding protein produces MEKGETIGIVLQKSEANELQGLIRADEEINVGQLLLVDDSEKLSLVRVENYEFLNEFFDEKGDIVKSVLKEPSIYEILDMNTIIKANLHLIKKYNHNSTPKPGSFIRRLPEMGNEKDLLSFYGIKSKDGLIEYGTLAGSDIPLLLDLNAITMHVGVFGETGSGKSYNMRYLIKLLSNIKIKDKVTALPMIIIDANGDYSDLASINMDLVSNGRGWIKKYILKEPKDRNDVKLTIDLSVFTPRDLAEFIMLLKYGESSYNTLQLNFLEQALANHDNKEYNSLLGTNVGIETLKNEILAMPQNKESGITTSTARGIISALEIFKSKVINRLQLVNYSASFTESTLEVIWKNKGLAIVDFSAEGSPGVDILTKQLIVSYIARLLFNYLTKSKYNGYQRFLGLIIEEAQNYIPSNDYPINANLTKDILVTLATQGRKFGVSLILVSQRPAFIDKYVLSMVNTFFFHRIYHEDIRYVMSASGGLPDSLARNLTSLETGYVIVSGLMSVMKSPTLVKIPWDPRLGSYAGNVERIDMILGEE; encoded by the coding sequence ATGGAAAAAGGGGAAACAATAGGAATAGTGTTACAGAAGAGTGAAGCCAATGAATTGCAAGGTTTGATTAGAGCTGATGAGGAAATAAATGTAGGACAATTACTACTAGTTGACGATTCTGAAAAATTATCGCTCGTAAGAGTAGAGAATTATGAATTCCTTAATGAGTTCTTTGATGAAAAAGGAGATATAGTGAAGTCTGTGCTAAAAGAACCCTCTATTTATGAAATTTTAGACATGAACACAATAATCAAAGCTAATCTACATTTAATTAAAAAATATAATCATAATTCTACCCCTAAACCTGGATCATTCATAAGAAGACTACCCGAGATGGGAAATGAGAAAGATTTGCTTTCCTTTTACGGCATAAAGAGCAAGGACGGATTAATTGAGTATGGAACACTAGCTGGTTCAGATATCCCATTATTACTAGATCTTAACGCAATAACAATGCATGTGGGGGTATTTGGAGAAACTGGAAGTGGGAAAAGTTATAATATGAGATATTTAATCAAACTTCTCTCTAATATAAAAATAAAAGATAAAGTAACGGCACTGCCAATGATAATTATTGATGCAAACGGCGACTACTCTGATTTGGCCTCGATAAATATGGATCTAGTCTCAAATGGAAGAGGCTGGATAAAAAAATACATACTGAAAGAACCTAAAGATCGAAACGATGTAAAATTAACAATAGATCTATCTGTGTTTACTCCTAGAGACCTAGCAGAATTCATAATGTTATTAAAGTACGGAGAATCTTCTTATAATACGCTTCAACTTAATTTCCTAGAACAAGCCCTTGCAAATCACGATAATAAAGAATATAATAGCCTTTTGGGGACAAACGTTGGAATAGAAACGTTAAAGAATGAAATATTAGCAATGCCACAAAATAAAGAATCTGGTATTACCACAAGCACTGCTAGAGGAATTATAAGTGCTCTGGAAATATTTAAGAGTAAAGTCATAAATAGGCTCCAATTAGTCAATTATTCTGCATCATTCACAGAAAGCACATTAGAGGTAATTTGGAAAAATAAGGGATTAGCAATAGTGGACTTTTCAGCTGAAGGTTCTCCGGGGGTTGACATACTTACTAAACAACTTATCGTAAGTTATATAGCGCGTTTATTATTTAACTATCTAACTAAATCAAAATATAACGGATATCAAAGGTTCTTAGGGTTAATCATAGAAGAGGCCCAGAATTACATTCCATCAAACGATTATCCCATAAATGCCAACTTAACTAAAGACATTTTAGTCACATTAGCAACACAAGGAAGAAAGTTTGGAGTCTCACTAATACTTGTAAGCCAGCGACCTGCGTTCATAGATAAATACGTTTTATCAATGGTTAATACATTCTTCTTCCATAGGATATACCATGAAGACATAAGATACGTGATGTCAGCTTCAGGTGGATTGCCAGATTCTCTAGCTAGAAATTTGACTTCATTAGAAACTGGTTATGTAATAGTTAGTGGACTAATGTCTGTGATGAAAAGTCCGACATTAGTGAAAATACCCTGGGATCCTAGGTTGGGATCATACGCTGGGAATGTAGAGAGAATTGATATGATTCTAGGAGAAGAGTGA
- a CDS encoding Cdc6/Cdc18 family protein, with translation MFVIRETLKGGKGEVIKNPKVFIDPLSVFKEIPFREDILRDTAIAIRYFVKNEVKFSNLFLGLTGTGKTFVSKYVFNEIEEVKNEDEEYKEVKQAYVNCREVGGTPQAVLSSLAGKLTGFSVPKHGINLGEYIDKIKNGTRNGKAIIYLDEVDTLVKRRGGDIVLYQLLRSDANISVIMISNDINVRDYMEPRVLSSLGPSVIFKPYDAEQLKLILSKYAEYGLIRGTYDDEILGYIAAISAKEHGDARKAVNLLFRAAQLASGEGMIRKEHVDKAIVEYEQERLIEAVKALPFHYKLALRSLIDSEDVMSAHKIYTDLCNKFRQKPLSYRRFSDIISELDMFGIVKIRIVNRGRAGGVKKYALVEDKEKVLKALNETFDDNIDIGEFDDLGES, from the coding sequence ATGTTTGTGATTAGGGAGACATTAAAAGGTGGTAAAGGTGAAGTCATAAAGAACCCAAAGGTGTTTATTGATCCTTTGTCAGTATTTAAGGAAATTCCGTTTAGAGAAGATATTTTGAGAGATACCGCCATAGCTATAAGGTATTTTGTGAAGAATGAGGTTAAGTTTTCAAACTTATTTCTTGGATTAACTGGAACTGGTAAGACATTTGTCAGTAAATATGTTTTCAATGAGATTGAAGAGGTTAAAAATGAAGATGAGGAGTATAAAGAGGTAAAACAGGCTTATGTTAATTGTAGAGAAGTCGGTGGAACCCCTCAAGCAGTTTTATCTTCATTAGCTGGAAAGTTGACTGGTTTTTCAGTTCCTAAACATGGGATTAATCTTGGAGAATATATAGATAAGATAAAGAACGGAACAAGAAACGGTAAGGCAATAATATATCTAGATGAAGTGGATACGTTGGTTAAGAGGAGAGGAGGTGACATAGTTCTCTATCAATTGCTACGATCTGATGCTAATATATCAGTTATAATGATAAGTAATGATATAAATGTAAGGGATTACATGGAGCCTAGAGTTTTGTCCTCTCTAGGTCCATCAGTTATTTTTAAGCCTTATGATGCTGAACAATTGAAGTTAATCCTTTCGAAGTATGCTGAATACGGCCTAATAAGAGGTACATACGACGATGAGATATTAGGATATATTGCAGCTATTTCTGCTAAAGAACATGGTGATGCGAGGAAGGCTGTTAATCTTCTTTTCAGAGCAGCTCAGTTGGCATCTGGAGAAGGCATGATAAGGAAGGAACATGTAGATAAGGCTATAGTTGAATATGAGCAGGAAAGACTTATAGAGGCCGTAAAGGCTCTTCCATTTCACTATAAGTTAGCGCTAAGGAGTCTGATAGATTCAGAAGACGTAATGTCTGCTCATAAAATATATACAGATCTTTGCAATAAATTCAGACAAAAGCCTTTATCGTATAGGAGATTTTCAGATATAATATCTGAACTAGATATGTTTGGAATAGTTAAGATAAGAATAGTTAATAGAGGAAGAGCTGGTGGTGTTAAGAAATATGCACTAGTTGAAGATAAGGAAAAAGTATTGAAAGCCCTTAATGAAACTTTTGATGATAATATTGATATTGGTGAGTTTGATGATTTGGGAGAAAGTTAA
- a CDS encoding slipin family protein: MAINVGDIVGIVFLFIIIIIFIAMSFRVVREWERAVVLRLGRFLRVKGPGIIFLIPFVDRPMIVDLRINTVEVPPQTILTRDNVTVSVDAVVYYKVIDPQKAVISVYNYNVAVLNLAQTSLRDIVGQMELDELLSKREEINKRLQEILDVTTEGWGIKVTAVTIRDIRLSQDLLTAMAKQAEAERLRRAKVILSEGERQAASILADASTYYRDNPTALQLRFLETLSDISQRGGLIIVVPAGNEIYPTLGTTVALSTLSKKLQTENK, encoded by the coding sequence GTGGCAATTAATGTAGGAGATATTGTAGGTATAGTGTTTCTATTCATCATCATAATCATATTTATAGCAATGTCATTTAGAGTAGTTAGAGAATGGGAGAGAGCTGTAGTATTAAGGTTAGGAAGGTTCTTAAGAGTAAAAGGCCCCGGCATAATATTCCTAATACCCTTTGTCGATAGGCCTATGATAGTTGACTTAAGAATAAATACAGTGGAAGTTCCCCCACAGACCATACTAACTAGGGATAATGTTACTGTAAGTGTAGATGCTGTAGTATATTATAAGGTAATTGATCCTCAAAAGGCGGTGATAAGCGTATATAATTACAATGTAGCAGTTTTGAACTTGGCTCAGACATCTTTAAGAGACATTGTGGGTCAAATGGAATTAGACGAATTATTAAGCAAAAGGGAGGAGATCAATAAGAGGCTTCAAGAGATTTTAGATGTGACAACTGAGGGCTGGGGAATTAAGGTTACCGCAGTTACCATAAGGGATATCAGATTGTCTCAAGACTTATTAACAGCCATGGCTAAACAAGCAGAGGCTGAAAGATTGAGAAGAGCTAAAGTTATATTAAGTGAAGGTGAGAGGCAAGCTGCAAGTATCTTAGCTGATGCGTCTACATATTATAGAGATAATCCGACAGCGTTGCAATTAAGGTTTTTGGAGACTCTTTCTGACATATCACAAAGGGGAGGGTTAATAATAGTGGTTCCTGCAGGAAACGAGATATATCCGACATTAGGTACTACTGTTGCTCTATCAACTCTTTCAAAAAAATTACAAACTGAAAATAAATAA